The genome window AGGCATCAACGGGAAGGTGGACAAGGTATATGCGGCGCGGGAGATTCGATTTGTCTTTGCCAAGAAGGCGGAGCTGCTGGAGGAAGTTCCTGCGTTCGATACTTCGAATATCAGCAGGAATCTGGGAGTCGAGGTTGCCGGGTTTCTAGGGGCGCGAACGCTGACCCAGATGAGCATTCATATCGATTATCGAGATGGCCTGGTGAGGATGGACTACAACCCGAACAAGCTCAAGGGAGATCAGGAGCAGATTGAGTAAGTGGCTGCGCTAGTGCGCCTGCTTCGGGCAGGAGGTTCAGGCCTGGATTGCGGAGCCAGGCCCTAAGTTGCGTCATTCGCGTCTGGAATTGCGTCGGGGGCAGATTTCAGAAAGCTGGCCAGGCCTTTTCCGGTGGCGGTGGCGGAGGCGCGGGCGAAAAATTCTGCTGCCGTTTCCGAGGCTCCGACTTTTTGCGCTACAGCTACCGCGATCCACTGATTGAGGGAGACGCCATCTTCCTTGGCAAGGCGCTGTGCGGCTTTTTTGATGGATACAGGAAGCTTGAGGGGATAGGTGGATTTGCTGGTTGAAGGACTCATGAGGAAATCTCCATCAGTGCTTGTTGCGGTGTGAGTACGGAGAGCTGAAAGCGTAAAGCTGCCGGTGCGAAGTGGCGGATATTGTGAGTTACCAGTGCATTGGCGCGACCGTTGATTGCTGCCTCCAGAACCATTTCATCCCCCGGATCGCCAACTTGTGGACGCCATTGGAAGTGAATGTCCACCGGGATGATGATCGCCGCTAACTCGGCCAGAAAGCTGTTCACCTCTTCAATGGAAAGGCCATGAGTGAGCCGTTGCTCCGGCCTGAGAAGTACATCCTCATATTCGAGGAATAATGGAGGGCTGGCGACAATTTTGAATTTTTGCTTCTGCGCCAGTAGCAGCAATGCGTTGGAGGCTCCGTGCCGGCTCCGCAGTGCGGATACGATTACCGAGGTATCTAGTACATAATGCCTTGGATTAAGCCTCACACCTGCATTTTATCATGTGACATTGTATTCGATGTCACATGGGATCGTGGCTGTCAGGGTACTTTTGCCGATCTGGTCCAGTGTGGATGGTATGGGTCGATTCGTCTCTACGCAATGGGCTATCGAGATTATTGGGGGATGGCTTTGGAATGCTGTAATGGGGATATTGAACGCCCCGTCGTCTGGGAGACGGATAAGATATTGGGATGGACGAGTTTAGCCGGGATCACTTTTCGCGAATCAGGCGGTTGCCTCCGTATGTTTTCAACATTACGGGGGAGATGAAGGTGGCTGCGCGGAGGCGCGGCGAGGACATTATCGACTTTGGGATGGGGAATCCTGATGGGGCTACGCCGAAGCATATTGTCGACAAGATGATAGAGGCTACGCTGAAGCCGGTTACGCATCGGTACTCGGTTTCTAAGGGGATTCCGCGGCTGCGGCGGGCGATTGCGAACTGGTACAAGACGCGCTATGACGTGGATCTCGATCCGATGTCGGAGACGATTGTGACCATTGGGTCGAAGGAAGGGATTGCGCATCTGTGCCTGGCGATTCTGGACTCGAACGATACGGTGGTGGTGCCGAATCCCAGTTACCCGATTCATATCTATGGGCCGGTGATTGCGGGGGCGCATGTGGTGAGTGTGCCGATTCATAATCAAGAGCAGTTTTTGGCGGAGCTGGAGAACCTGATTCCGAGGATGCAGCCGAGGCCGAAGGCGCTGATTGTCAACTTCCCTTCCAATCCGACGACGGAGTGTGTGGAGCTGCCTTTCCTGGCGCGGCTGGTGGAGATGGCGCGGGAGTTTGGGTTTTACCTGATTCACGACCTGGCTTATGCGGATATTGCGTTTGATGGATATAAGCCGCCGAGTGTGTTGCAGGTTCCTGGGGCGAAGGATGTTGCGGTTGAGTTCTTTACGCTGTCGAAGAGCTACAACATGCCGGGATGGCGGGTTGGGTTCATGGTTGGGAATCCGACGCTGGTGAATGCGTTGGGGCGGTTGAAGAGCTATTTCGATTACGGGACGTTTACGCCGATCCAAGTGGCTTCGATATTGGCGCTGGAAGGTCCGCAGGCTTGTGTGGGGGATATTTGCGAGATTTATCGCAAGCGGCGCGATGTTTTAGTCGAGGGACTGAACAAAATTGGGTGGCAGGTGGCTTTGCCGAAGGCGACGATGTTTGTGTGGGCGAGGATTCCGGAGCAGTTTCGCGGGCTGGGGTCGTTGGAGTTCAGCAAGCTGTTGTTGACCGAGGCGAAGGTTGCGGTGAGCCCGGGTATTGGGTTTGGGGAGTATGGGGATGGGCATGTCCGGTTTTCTTTGATTGAGAATGAGGAGCGGACGCGGCAGGCTTTGCGGGGGATGAAGGGGTTGTTGATGGGAAGGGTTTCGGTTTAACAGCGGATTGCCTTTGGGAATGACAGATAGAAAGGCAAGGGCAAACAGCAGATTCCCTTCGGGAATGACAGCCAGAAGGGCAACGGCAAAGGCTGGGGCAAGGGCAGTTGCAACGGTTGTGGTGGAGGGGTGATGAGGGTTTGGCAGCGGGTGTTGGTGGGGACTTTGCTGGTGTTGGTGGTTGCTGGGGCGCGGGTTTATTTTGTGTGGAAGGCGCGGCAGGATCCTGGGGTGGTTAAGAATGCTGTTCCTGCAAAGAAGCTGACTGCGGATGAACTTACTTATGTAAAAGAGATGTACTTTGCCACCTTTGACCAGGCTAAACAGATTGAGGGAACGGCGGTTTGGGTGAAGGCGGGATATTCGCTGCCTTACTACCCTTATGCTGGTGGGTCGGTGGAGTTTGCGAAACGGGTTGGCGTGTTGCCTTCGGCGGAGAAGCTGAAGGTGCAGAAGCTGATCAAGGCGGTGGCTCCGGCGAAAGAGGATGACCGTATCTATCATGGAGCCCGACAGTATTTTGCGGTGTTTACGCTGGAGGGAAAGCCGGGGACTTATGCTGCTCCGATGGGATATGTGGAGGGCAGTGAGGAGAAGATTTATGCGGACGAGCTTTTTTACTATGACGATCCGCAGAAGATCTATGATTTTTGGCCGAAGGATGTGTGGGCGGCGGTGGCGGCTCATACTCCCAAGGTGGGGATGAGCGAGTTGCAGACGCAGATGGCGGTGGGGTTGCTGATGGAGCGAGGTGCTTCGCAGGATGTCGGGAACCGCACGGTGACTTATCATGCGGGCGATAAAAAGTGGACGGTCACGTTTGTGAAGGACAAAGCTACTTCGGTGACTCAGGGATAACTTTTCTAACAGTAAAGATTGTTTGTATACGGCCCATCGCCTGTTGACGATGGGCCGCTTTGCGTTGGTTACGAATTTGGGAAGGGTGAGTTAGCGATCAGATCGCAGAAATTGGGGCTTTTGTAACCGGGGATGAAGCGTTCTACTACGTCGGCTTTGACGGTGCCCCAGGTGGAGTCTGGCTTGTGGGCGAAGCCGCCGAAGAAGGCTTGAACGATGCCTTCTTTGAAGTTTTCACGGGGGTAGGCGCGGACGATTTCTTCGCGAAGGTTTGGGGGAAAGTTGTCAAAGCCTTCGCCGAGAACGTCGAGGCCTACGCCGGTGAATAAGAGGGCGACTTCGGGCTTCATGTACTGGGTGATGCCGGGTGTGGTGTGGAGGGCGATGGCTTCCCAGGCGGTCTGGACTTGTTCTTCTGGAATGTTGTGGGCGGTCAGGAATTGGCGGGCGGCGTTTGCTCCGTCTACTTCAAAGCGCTCGGTGGGGCTGGAGAATTTCTTGATAAGTCCGAGATCGTGGAAGGCTGCGCTGATGTAGAGAAGCTCGGCGTCGAAGCGAAGCTTTTGCCTGCGGCCTTGTTCGGCGGCGAAGAGGTAGACGCGGAGTGAATGGTTGTAGATGAGGCTGGTGCCGTGTTCGCGGAGGATGGCGGTAGCTTCGCCGGCGAGTTTGCTGTCGGGAATGGCGGTGTTGTTGAGAGAGGTGGTCATGTTGATCTCCTTGCAGTTTTCACGTTAGGCCGATTGGGGTGAGTCCGCCACGACGCGGATACGACGATTTAGGACACATATAGGACACGGGGCGTGCCTGGGCGACGTAGCATGACTGCATGCGAAGGATTGTGATTACCGGGCCTGCTCCGGTGCAGATTTTGGATGTGACCGGGCCGCTGGAAGTGTTTGGCAGCGCGCCGGGGTATGAGGTGGTGCTGGCTACTCCAGAGAACGATGGGGTACTGAGAACGCATCGCGGGGTTTCGCTGACCGGGGCGGTGCCGCTGAGTGCGTTGGCGGATACGACGATCGACACGCTTATGATCGCGGGCGGGCTCGGGGCGGAGAGTGGGATTTATGACGAGGGCTATCTGCAATGGATTGCGGATGCGGCGGGACGTTCGCGGAGGGTGGCTTCGATCTGTACCGGGGCATTTTTGCTGGCGGCTGCGGGGTTGCTGGATGGGCGGCAGGCGGTGACGCACTGGGCATTCTGCGATCGGTTGGCGCGGGAGTTTCCGAAAGTCGAGGTATTGCGCGATCCGATCTATTTACGGGATATGGCAAGAGATGGGGACGGGCATGGGGGTGGAGTCCCGATCTATACTTCGGCGGGAATTACGGCGGGCATCGATCTATCGCTGGCGATGGTGGAGGAAGATCATGGGCATGCGGTTGCGCTGGAGGTGGCGCGAATGCTGGTGATGTTCCTGGTGCGGCCGGGTGGACAGGCACAGTTCAGCCATATGCTTTCGCATCAGGCGGGCGATTCGTTGCCGCTGCGGGAGTTGCAGGTGTGGATGCTGGAGCATTTGCGGGATCATCTGACGGTTGAATTGCTGGCGGAGCGGATTGGGATGAGTGCGCGGCACTTTACGCGGGTTTGCTTGCGGGAGACGGGGATGAATCCGGGACAGTTTGTGGACCGGATGCGGGTGGAAGCGGCGCAGCGGATGATGGACAGCTCGGCGATGGGGTTGAAGGGTATTGCGGATGCTTGCGGGTTTCAAAGCGCGGACTCGATGCGGCGGACGTTTTTGCGGGAGATTGGAGTGACCGCCGGAGAGTATGCACGGCGGTTCACGCGGAGAGAGATCCAGAGTACGGACTAGTCAAGATGCGGGCACGATTCGAGCACGACACGAGATAGGTGCTGGGTTATTTTTTCGGTTCCTGGAATTGGATTTCTAATACGTGGGCTGGGGCTGGGGTTGAGGCGGCGATTGAGAGGGATTGGCTGTTCGGGAGCCACTGGATGTCGCTGCTGCGCATCTGTTTTTCTGTGGATGCGGTGCTGATTTTTGCGGGCGAGAAGGCTACGAGCAGGGTGGGTAGATTGGGGCTGCCAGTGGGGCATGGTGCGCCTGCGCTACAGATGATGCGGTGGATGGTGAGGTCGGGGTCGGAGAACTCTTCTGTGTTGCCTTGAGTGAGGGTTGCAGGAGCTTCGTCGCGTTTGGGGCTGGTGAGGCTGTGGAGCGGGAGCTTTTTGAGTTCGATGCGGAGGTAGTCGGAGGAGAGATCGCCGAGATTGTCAACGGAGTGGCGCTCGGGGCGTCCGGGGGCGATGCGGAATGCTCCTGTCTTGACGGGCGGGCGGGTCATGACGAAGGGTGGGGTTTCGTCATGGGTGAAGCGGACGGGGCCGGAGTCGGACAGGTAGACGTAGATGGTGGGGTAGTCGGAGTGGTTGTGGACGCCGACGTGTTCGTGGGGGCCGTAGTGGCAGCGGATGACGCGGAGGTCGGGGGTGTCGAGGATGAGCTTGTAGTTGTTGGGGAAGGCGGTCAGGGGATCCTGGGCGTGGGCGAAGGCTGGGGATAAGACGGCGAACAGGAGGGCGCATAGTAGCTGCTTCATGCGGTCAGGGTACGGGGTTTGGGGGCGGTTGTCGAGGGGTGCGGGTTGAGGGCGCGAGATTTTGATCTGCTATTTTGGAAGCAGTTTTTCTGCGACATGGAGAGTGACTTGAAGCGACTGATTACGGCGCTGGCGTGGGTGTTGTTTGCCGGGGTGATGTATCTCATCCTGACGGAGGCGGTTGGGCCGTGGTTGAGGCTGCCGGGGCTTGGGAATGTTGGATTCACAGTGGTGTTTGTTTTATTTGCTCTGGTGCATTGCGTGGCGCTTGAGGGCGGGCGGCGGACGGCGGTGTTTTTTGGTGTGTCCGCAGTGGTCTCTTATTGCATGGAAGAGTTTGGGGTGCGGTCGGGAGTTATCTATGGGAGTTATCACTACGGGGAGTCACTCGGAGCTAAGTTAGGGGATGTGCCGGTGTTGATTCCGCTGGCGTGGTTCATGATGATTTATCCATCGTGGATGGTGGGGCGGGCTTTGTTGAGGGGCATCGATACGCGCACGGTTACTGGAATTACTGCGCTGGCGGCTGTGTCCGCGTTTGTGATGACGGGCTGGGATATGGTTATGGATCCGGGGATGGCTAAGGATGGTAACTGGGTTTGGGAAAAGGGCGGGGCTTACTTTGGGGTTCCGCGACATAACTACCTGGGATGGCTGGCTACTACTTTTATTGTTTACCTGATTGCCGGATGGCTTTGGCGTGGAGTTAGCGACGCGCGTGTGAATACGCGGTTGTTTGAGGCGCTGCCGGTGATGGTTTATGGGTTCTTTGCGGTGCGGTATGTGGCTGAGAATCAGATTCCGGCGTTGCAGTTGGTGGCTTTGTTTTCTATGGGGGTTCCTGCGCTGGTGGCTGGGGTGCGGGTTTGGTTGGGGGATGAGGGGTTGAAGAATCTCGGGGCCGAAAGGCCCCACGCGTAAAGTTTTTGGAGTTGCTTGATGCGAGGGCTGAAGCCCTCGCCTATCCAGCTATCCAAGGCGCTGGTCGATAAGCGTAAATCGCGAAAGAAGCAGATCTTCGCTTCGCTCAGGATGACAAGACTAGTGCAGGAGGGGGTATGGTCGCTGTTTCATGCGGTCAGGGTTTTGGGGCGGATGTCGAGGGGTGCGGTAGATTCTCTGCGGGGCGGATGGATAGAAAAGGCAACGGTGGAGGCAAGGGCAAAGGAAGAAGCAGATTCCCTTCGGGAATGACAGACAGAACTGCAACAGCAACAGCAAAGGCAAAGGCAAGGGCAAGGGCAACTGCAAAGGCAAAGGCAATAACTTTGCCCAGGGTTGACGGCGGAATTTCTGGAGTTATTGGGATTGTCTCTATGTGTTGTAAGTTAATTTTGGTTTTGGTTACTCCCACCCTGGCTACTGGTTATCTTTGCGGTCAGGGTGGGTGTCGCATGTTATGCGGCTAGATTAGGGGATGTTTGTTTACGCCAGACTCTAACTACGTCCAGAATGCCTGCCTGAGAGAATTTAGTAATACTGGTGAGCTGCTCTCCAGCTTTGGCATTCATCGGACGAAAATCGTCGCTTCACGAGCGCCTGGGCGGATTCGCAGGAAGACACCGTGTTGCCGTCGCGGGGTTGGATTTGGCGGTGTTGCGGCCATTCTCAACTCTCCGTTGGGCTTGATATGCGGTACAGCGTAGACGGTGCAGTTCCCGTCTTTGAGTAACTCGCGGATAATATCTTTCACTAAGTCAGACTGATTGGCGTCGAATTCAATACCGTGCACATTAGGCATTGAAGTGCCTCCTTTCCAGCACAATTTGATGGTACTCGTTAATAACTAAATAAGTTGTAATGGG of Acidicapsa ligni contains these proteins:
- a CDS encoding putative toxin-antitoxin system toxin component, PIN family; amino-acid sequence: MRLNPRHYVLDTSVIVSALRSRHGASNALLLLAQKQKFKIVASPPLFLEYEDVLLRPEQRLTHGLSIEEVNSFLAELAAIIIPVDIHFQWRPQVGDPGDEMVLEAAINGRANALVTHNIRHFAPAALRFQLSVLTPQQALMEISS
- the alaC gene encoding alanine transaminase, translated to MDEFSRDHFSRIRRLPPYVFNITGEMKVAARRRGEDIIDFGMGNPDGATPKHIVDKMIEATLKPVTHRYSVSKGIPRLRRAIANWYKTRYDVDLDPMSETIVTIGSKEGIAHLCLAILDSNDTVVVPNPSYPIHIYGPVIAGAHVVSVPIHNQEQFLAELENLIPRMQPRPKALIVNFPSNPTTECVELPFLARLVEMAREFGFYLIHDLAYADIAFDGYKPPSVLQVPGAKDVAVEFFTLSKSYNMPGWRVGFMVGNPTLVNALGRLKSYFDYGTFTPIQVASILALEGPQACVGDICEIYRKRRDVLVEGLNKIGWQVALPKATMFVWARIPEQFRGLGSLEFSKLLLTEAKVAVSPGIGFGEYGDGHVRFSLIENEERTRQALRGMKGLLMGRVSV
- a CDS encoding HD domain-containing protein, which gives rise to MTTSLNNTAIPDSKLAGEATAILREHGTSLIYNHSLRVYLFAAEQGRRQKLRFDAELLYISAAFHDLGLIKKFSSPTERFEVDGANAARQFLTAHNIPEEQVQTAWEAIALHTTPGITQYMKPEVALLFTGVGLDVLGEGFDNFPPNLREEIVRAYPRENFKEGIVQAFFGGFAHKPDSTWGTVKADVVERFIPGYKSPNFCDLIANSPFPNS
- a CDS encoding GlxA family transcriptional regulator — protein: MRRIVITGPAPVQILDVTGPLEVFGSAPGYEVVLATPENDGVLRTHRGVSLTGAVPLSALADTTIDTLMIAGGLGAESGIYDEGYLQWIADAAGRSRRVASICTGAFLLAAAGLLDGRQAVTHWAFCDRLAREFPKVEVLRDPIYLRDMARDGDGHGGGVPIYTSAGITAGIDLSLAMVEEDHGHAVALEVARMLVMFLVRPGGQAQFSHMLSHQAGDSLPLRELQVWMLEHLRDHLTVELLAERIGMSARHFTRVCLRETGMNPGQFVDRMRVEAAQRMMDSSAMGLKGIADACGFQSADSMRRTFLREIGVTAGEYARRFTRREIQSTD
- a CDS encoding carotenoid biosynthesis protein — protein: MKRLITALAWVLFAGVMYLILTEAVGPWLRLPGLGNVGFTVVFVLFALVHCVALEGGRRTAVFFGVSAVVSYCMEEFGVRSGVIYGSYHYGESLGAKLGDVPVLIPLAWFMMIYPSWMVGRALLRGIDTRTVTGITALAAVSAFVMTGWDMVMDPGMAKDGNWVWEKGGAYFGVPRHNYLGWLATTFIVYLIAGWLWRGVSDARVNTRLFEALPVMVYGFFAVRYVAENQIPALQLVALFSMGVPALVAGVRVWLGDEGLKNLGAERPHA